The segment CTATCAGAAATTATTCAAAGTCGATTGGCTAATCTACGACTGTTACAGGCCTTCAGAATGGCTCTTTATTGGAAGGGCAAtgtcaagaaaaaaaaaatccaaagcattaaagttgaaatttgctTATGTTTTTAAAGAGGGATCTTATCTGTAAGTTTCCGTTTTTAAAAGTATGCCATTGGTTCTGAATAGTTTTCTTGTAGTAGGTATGAATATTAAAGAGTTCTCTTTTTAGTTCTCTATTTACGTTGCATTATTTTTTGACGGGTTGTTATCGCAGGTTTCTACAAAgtttttcttcaacaacaacaaaaactctTGGTTATGAAATCAggtattattttgaataatctTTAGGACGATAATTTACAATAAACGGAGAATGTGTTGAAGAAAGTGATTAAATCATCAGCTATGGACAGTGCTAGTAAAGTGAAGCAAGGTCTGAAGAAAAAGGGTCATAAGAAGCACACTTATTACGTTACTGGTTCttcatttgcttttatcatTTTCTTCGTGTATTGAATAAAAACCATGTTCTGTAAATCGACAGACTCACCTTATAGCGCACCGCACTGGGTGCGTTAGCTTTGATCATGTGCAGCGCATGTTCCGACATTGGTCGCCTCCGGTTGGGATCGGCGACGGGTCGTGTCATCACCAGGTTGCTGCTCAGAATCATACTGCTGTTCAGATACCACTCTTCCGCTTCGTCGTCGTACTTTGCCTGCGTGTACAGCCGAGATTTGACCTCTGCCGGGACAAAATTATCGATAATCAACAGCAAGCGTTTCAACTCTTTGATCAGTTCGTTCTGGGTCATTTCTAGCTCTCGCCGGTCGCGGTTGTGCTCGTCGCGTGTGTCCTGCAGTTCCTGCTTCAATGCCATACACTTTGCGTAGCACTTCTTCAGCTTTCTCGTCTTCAGTTCAACCTCCTGCTGCAGCGAAGTGAATGTTTCCCGTATTTCCATAGTGGATTCTTCCTGCAGTTCCAGCTGTTGCTGCATTTCTATTTCGCGCTTTTTACGCTCGGCAATCTCAGCCATTTTTTTCTCCAACTCAAGCTGGCGTTCGGTGTAAGTGTCGAGAATGTTTTTACCTCCCTTGACTAGTTGGTTTTCCAGTTCGCTTAATTTTGCTGCTAAAGTTGCAGTTGCTTCTCTTTCCCTCATAAGAGCTTCCTGCGCTTTGGCATCGAGCTCACTGAAGTCCTGCTCGTTTTCTTTCTCATCTTCTTCCTCCTCTGCTTCCGAATCGGATTTTTCTTCATCCTCCTCGAGACTTTCCTCCCGTTTGACCGGCTTTGGCTTAATCTTCCTAACCTTTGGAACGGATTCGCGCTTTTGCCGTTCGGTTATAAGCTGTCTGAGGCGGGCAATTTCCTCCTGGTACTCGCGTAGTTTTGTGTCCTGCGGGTCTTCATTCATAACTGGTTTGTTCTCGATCGTTTTAGCCCGATGGGCATACCGAAGTGTTGTTAGAGTCTCATTATAATTAAATTCAGATGGGCCTATGTTGGCTATCATAATAGTTTTTGAATTACCCCCGAGAGAGTCTTGCAATAAACGTGTCAGCTTTGAATCACGATACGGAACATGAGGAGATTTCTCAGCCAGAGCAGAAATAACGTTTCCCAGTGACGATAGAGCGCGATTAATTTTGCTAGCCTCCTTCAAGCGTTCGGCGGTGGCCCCTGTCTTGGACTGACGCTCACTACCAGCCAGATCAATCAAGTTCAACTTTCCAACCTTGACTAGAGTTGAACCAACTTCACACATCTCAATCTTGATCAAGAAAATCGCATGCGACCGCGAGCTGTGCTCGTTCATGTTGGTGAACCCAACGGTTCGGTTTTTATTGCCCATATGCATCACATTTAGCATATCTTCTACGCTTTTGCACAGCACCGAATGTAAATTAGGCACCACGATTCCACCCTCACGTTCGCGCAATTCCAGTGGCGTCGTTGAGTTTGGTTTTAGCAAATCTCGCAGTTCCTCCATGTAGATCTCCAGATAGGAGACGGCAACCAAAAAATTCATATTCTGCGATCGATTAATATGAGCCCAAATTTGTTCGAACGCCCGGGGAATAATACCCTTCTGGTCAGAATCGTTTCGTATGCCCTCCATGGTGTGCGTTTTTCCAGTTCCGGTTTGACCGTAAGCAAAAACGCACCCATTGAATCCCTCCAGCACCGAGTAAACAAGCGGACGGACGACCTCATCGTACAGCTGCTGTTGAGTAGACCTGAAATTATGAAGAAACAGCCATTTGAATTTGTTTGAATAATcaaatctattgaaaaaaaaaaaaacttacgcCCAATCGTACACCGCATCGTACGTGaacattttcttattttcccgTGAAGTTTCATTGCAGTTGAGGATCTCGATAACGCCTCGGCTCGGAAAGACGTCCACAACCTTCTGAAAGTTTCCGGCCTGTTCCTTGTTGCTAAGCGGTCGACAACGGACGACAACCTGGACGCATTCGTTTTTTGCGCTCTGTGAAGCAAAATTTAGGGTTTAGTTAGCTAAAATAGAAGTAAGACTTCGCAGACTCCTTTGGAAACAAATCTAGTGGTTAAACAGTATTTGAGCGAAATTGGGCAGCACTTAGCTTAGTGAGAAGTGATTGATTAAGTGCAATAGAACAAATATTGTAATGCCATCTCCTTACTCATCCCATCATACTGTTGAAACAAATGTGTAGTGAATTTACTACGAAGCAATAATTATTCTAATTGGACGattgtcttttttttgtttgaagcaCTTTATTTGGACGAGTGAATTCAAAATTATACGTATTTagctgtttttaattttaagtcacaTTCTCTTTGTAAGAAAAATAGTTGCTGAAAATCTGGTTTGCTTTTTTTCCAGAATAGTAACACAGTAATTATCCAAGATAAAAAcatgttttcttcgttttaagCGATAAGAAAGCGATAGGCTGGCAACTAGAAGCAAGGTAGTCAGACAGATCTCCTTAGAATCTAGTTAGGCGTTTTTGGGATACTGAATTCTTCGTCTTAGTGATCCGTAGAGCAGATGTTTTGAGgattcgcgacaaaatttgatGATATTTAATATCATATTGTACGGAACCGAGATTATGAAGATGATGTCATGAAACCGATCCTATCATGCTGGATAGTGAttggagagttggagccacatttGGCCACTTCGTCTGCAACTTCATTCCCTTATATACCTCAATAACCAGGAGTGTTTGGGATATAGAATGAGCATGATTATTCTTTGTAGatgataataatttttattgACTTGCATTTCGAGTTAATAAATCTAGATAAATAtccaaaaactattaaaatgaaattttaaatttatatcTCTCAAAGACAAAAAATATCATCTAATGTAGGTCCTAATAGAATACCGTCTGTAGTTTTGAATAAATGTGCAAGCTGTGTACGCTGTATAAACCTTTACCGCAAATTTGCAACATACACTTCGAGATGTCTTTGTgaaaaagtaagtaagatcTTACTTTTTTCCACTATTGAAAAAAGAATTTAAATGCAGCATCGAAAATTTCCggtgaataaaatatttatgtgTTGGTTCTCGTTATTGGAGATTCTCGTTTTTGAGCTATTGATTAGCAAATTAAAATCCTATACTTCGATGGAGCAATATGACTTTTCCCCAAGATGCTCTATAAGCACTAACCTCTTACAGTTTAGCTCATTCTGTCTTAGACATATGGAGGTTGCAGCTCAGATCAACTCAGACAACACTGACCTGAAAGCCGCTTTTAACCGTATTGACCATCAAACTTTGTTACGGAAACTCTACCGATTAGAGTTTCTGACGATTTTGTCAGCTAGCTTCAGACATGCTTGACGAATCGTAGATTCTCAGTTAAGCTAGACTCTATCGAGGCTAGTAATTTTAGCAATAAGTTTGGTGTTCCACAGAGGAGTAAAATAGGCCCGTTACTTTTCCTCATATACTTGTTACACTTCGAGATTTTGTAGACAAGATGCTGCAACATTTTCTTTGAGTGTCGTACTCTTAATCAAATTCGCTTAAGAACGCAGCCAATTCGACGCAATGATCACGATCATTAGCTCTTACGAAAGATCCGAAAGCAATAGATCGCGCTCACTCTCGcacagcgttgccaaccttttAGGTTTGTTTGGatttccagactttttgatgcctgatcaaacaaaaaaagacgttttttaaacattgcacaatgggcaaaacgagctcgtaatcccaagaattagaagccgctgccttggaatcttacaagatacttattcttatgtaaaaaaaatgcaggaaatcgattggtgatggtttcatcctgcgcagacttcgggaagtggtccattctgccctattttacccaaaaatcatgttaaaagctatTAACCAGTATAAAAGCTTATTTTCCgtccgtgaaacgaactcaaatagcttccaaattttgtcaaaacatcagaagaatcaaatctaatccattccatactgtgcgaaatgtaggTATAGTCCATTtcgcccaattcacccctaaatacatagtaaaacctaattagagcgattaaaacttAGTCAAAGataaaaacagtcttcaaaaaaatgtgtaGTTTATCTGTGTAGAGTTCAGaagaagtctgcgcaggatgaaaccatcaccaatcgatttcttgcctttttttacataaggataggtatcttgtaagattccaaagcagcggcttctaattcttgagattacgagctcgtttttgcccattgtgcattgtCTTCCATTCGACCAAATGACAGCCAGACTTTTTTATCCTTCTTCACGAAATTTTCGTTAAAACCGGTTGGCAACGGTGCTCTCGTGTCGCATCGACGGCATCAGGCTACGAAGCCCTACTCAATTGTAATCGAACAGTCATTTTAGTCGAATCAAGGTGCATGGCCACTTCTTCGTTGGTTAAACAAAAGTGCAAATTGAAAACGTAGGTCGACGGATGAAACCTGCATATTGGAAAACGATAAAAGAGCAATTTATTTAATACTTTTCCCATTAAGCAAATATTCGACCGTGACACAATAGGCCACGTGCGATCCATAGTGACAACACTCTGAATCTTCTACCTCGAAAGGACTACATTGCATGTTCTGGCCATAGTGGTGCTTCATCTTCCATACCTTAAATTGGTAGGAAATCGAACAGCCAAACTTACGGCAAAGGCAACAGCTCATGATTGTGAAGGTTCATCCAAAACCTAACCGCACTTCTTTTGTTCAGAAGTACTCCAAAAGGGAAGCATAGTTTAGTTGCATAATGCAAAAGAAAATCGTCTACAAGACATGGAAGGCCATTATCACGTGCAGCGACTCAATCATGCAGCGGAATGAGTTAGTCACGATCCTCTGGAAGAAAAAATGCCCCAAGGACAGAGATAAGCATaggcataagcataggataccgcccgtgtgctgctactccgttattgaccagaacgccacaaggaggacagagatcgtgaagaactaGAACCATTATTCCAGGCCAATgaaacgcgcaagttttacgagaaagtgaaccaaactcgcaagagCTACACATCTAAACACATCTAACcagtgagtgtcgttggtttgatgatgcgagtttttgagtaacatggccagtctctcaattcaatACTCTAATTCATATCTATTGGTGGAGTTGAGATAGATAATTGTAATCTTGTGCTCCAATTCAGTACTGCGTTGTTAATATCATTATTGACATTTTAAGATTTGGGCTCTAGGGAGGATACTTTcgaagaagttatgcctagataaagcaagagccTCATAATTGTAGTGCACACGcactgaactttcaagttcagagTCACAAAAGCGGTAAGTTTCGGTATCATTGCGATATTCTTTAAACGATAAATAGCAGGACAGTGTCCAGTTAGGAGTTAAGTTGTGTTTAAGCAACCGTAggatttgggtagataaactgtttagtctacaaccctgtatttgattccaacGTGATGCTTTCTTAACTGGTCTTCGTCGAGAGTTATTCTGAGGTGTTCCACTTCATTACTGAATAACGACGGCTTTGTGGGGTTTATATTAAGCCCGTCTTGTAAGCATCATCACATgatggtgtttagagctcctaacAAACAACTTtacagtactgcgtcaaacgttcctctgacgataagttctACGTCGACGGCATAAGTaatagtctcataaccaagTTGCGATAttttgtgaaggagtgcgtcggtcACCAGGGTCCAACGCAAGGAGGAGCGAACTCCTTGTaaacatcctttgatcaccgaaatcgcgACCGACGTATCTCTCATTGATgctgtgatttctctgctcgaaagAATTACTtgagctcattgtagtgtggttgAAATTAAGGACGTGTAATCGAAAGCTCTTTCAATGTCAAGGAatgcacaaagtgccgtctcctgATTTAACTGATTTCTCAATAACGTCACTACACAGTGCAGAGTGGTTTCCGTAAATTTGTCGTGTTAGTATGTATGTTGATTTCCACATCAACTTAAGAAACGTTGATATCagacttattggtctgaaagccttatgaatggttttctcttttttatctcccCCCGGAATGAACACCATCTCTATTTTTCAATTATCCGGGATTTGTTTCAAAGCGTATCTCCATTTTCTGtaaaaaatgggtagaataccatgcGGACCTGGAGagttcattggttcaaaagagcgaAGTGCTCATTTGGTGACCTCCGTAAACAGTCGGCGTCACATTATGTAATGTCCCATTCCAAAGTAGCTAGGCTTAATTTCATAACACTTTACATTATGCATTTtaataaaaaaggaaagaaaacaaTGGAAATCAAGTAAGTATTTGTGAACAAGCAATTGTGCTTTATACAGCCAGGGATTGTCCACTagaatttttttaacatttttctctagtcgTCACGAAGCGCGAGGCTCTGTGCGACCGCACAAATGCTGGCTCTGGATAGAAGGGGTgtggtctgtcccatctacaaaaaaggcgatcggCTTGATTGTTGTAACTACAGCGGCATCACGttagtcaacgccgcctacaaggtgctctccaagatgttgttgcgtcgtctatccccaatagcaagacaaTTCGTAGGGCTGTATCAGGCGGGTtatatgggggcccgtgctattatggatcaaatttttacttattgacaaattctccagaaatgtcgggagtacaacgtgcccacgcatcatattttcgtggatttcagggcagcatacgaaacagttgaacgcgaacagctatggcagataatgcacgagtacggttttccggacaaactgacgcggctgaataaagctaccctggagcaatGTGCTAATTGCACGTTTCGGATTGCGTCAAGGGGgtgaactgtcctgtatgttattcagtgtcgctattaaaggtgtcatccgacgagcgggcatcgaaacgagaggatctatcttcagcaaaagtagccaactcctagcctttgcaaacTAAAAACGGGGGCTAGGAGAATGGggctacaaattaatgcgtcgaaaaccaaatatatggtaggaagagactccagagaaaagaacgtttgcctcccacggacagtggctatggacgcagcgatgaattgcaagtggttgatgaattcgtatatttggtatCTCTGGTCACtctcgacaataatacgagtaaggagattcaacaagGCTTTCAAGCTgcaaatcgagcctactttaccctcagcaagacgcttcgatcaacgaGCATTGgccgccacacaaagctgacgatatacaaaacgctaattcgTCCGGTAGTCCACTACGGACTTGAGaatgtaactttgcttacggaacatATACGTGCTCTTGCCGTATTTCAACGAATGGTGTAGTGgattatttttggtggagtacaaacggatagcggagagtgacgtaggcgtatgaaccacgaattgcaagtATAACTTGGCGAGATTCTCATCGTATACCTGatgaaagttggaagactacggtgggccgcacacgtcgcaaggataccgaccgattgtgcagtgaaatccgttctcttcaagaaccccccTGGCATAaggaacagaggggcccaacgtgctagatggctcgaccacgtTGAAACCGACTTTCCTGTGCCGAGACGcataacgaattggcgacgaatagttcccgaccgagtacagtggaaaggaattcttgatacggcaagaactGCCTTGGCTCTCGGCAGGTAGAAgaaaggccattgcaaataattttaaaagtttttgtcaccccccccccccctcggaAATTGGCTTGAAGAATCGTGGGGGCAAAaacataatttgtaggatattagttaattttttttcacaaaatcaattgtctgtgggttctacagcctgaaaaactcgaaaaatgagtgcacgagttgagttaatgcttctaacaTGAAACaggaatggaaattcgaacaacggaatttccgaaaatcggtcgaaaaattcccaaaatcaattttttttgctcgattaaaaaaatctgttttttcgcccccctccccttcagtggcctaataccggaaggacaaaaaatatttgtaatggcctaagtagaccatctcatgtctctcaaaggccatatggccgattccacaTCCTgaacaagttcctccgaaatccgttccgtgcttggaacagaaaagaaactTATAAATCTTAATCGAATATACTTGAGCTTTGTTGCTCGCATTCCTTGTGCAAAACAATACGAGGTGCACCAGTTTAATTAGTTTCCACCAACCGTGCCGAATAAAAACCAGGCTGCGTCGTACTGCGCTGATGTAGGGTCGACAGGCTGCGAATAATGCATCTCTTATGATGATTTCAAACACTTCAGATTCGGAACACAAAGGCGTTATGCCTCAGTTGTTCGCCACGTCGCATTTATCCCCTTTTTAAAAACAGGAAACATACATGATTGCTTCCACTAGGCAGGCAAAGCATCAAATATATGAAAgtaaattattgtaaaaaacAACTCAATGACTTTTAGATTACTAGTTGCAATTATCAAATAATTTGATTGTAAATAATTGCATATTAAATATAAGTTCAGCCTTCGCTTCTTGCTCGCCCTTCTCTTTCCGGAGTTGGGAGGTTTCATAAGAGACGTTTTATAGTTATTTTAGATCCTTTCTAAGGGAAAACAGCTTTCATTATACTCAtcagaaaaatcgattttctaagCACAGTAAAGCCTATTTTTTCAGAAAGCAGAGAGAACATTGTtgagtttcccatacattttgtatggCATGTTTGATTTCAGATATTTGTGAAAAAACGCAGACATTCGACATACTTAGTTTTCGGAACGTCTGCCAATTTACTCTATGCATCCGATGCGTTCCGCTTTAAATGAAAATTCCTTCGTCAGTTAAAAGGCAATTAGTCCTTGCTCACCGCCACGGTACGTTCTAAAAAATAACAACCTATCAAGATAATCGCGTTTAAAGTTTCCACACGCAGACGACTTATTACCTCCAAATAAGTGCGTGCTCTTAATAGCTATAGCTTTTGTTTTGATGCTGATTTCTACGTAGTTAGTGTTCATAAACTTTCAAATAGAGAACTTTTATTTGTTTAGTATAATTTTAGTCTTATCACGAGACCATTACTAGCTGTTAATTGTCCATAAATGGTCGTCGTTAATTTTGAAGTGAACACTCACTTGCTTTTTAGACGTTGTCTCGCTCTTTTCTAACTCCTATTGTTCATGGGTTCATATTTTCGACTGCAGACTTTTTGTCTGCATTTGACAAACTATGTTTGCTTATTTGAGTACATAGAACATACATATAAACCTTTCAATAGTTCTCTACTGTTACATGTTATAGGAGAGAGAAAACTtttatttcaaactagttttatttaactttttttttaaatttgttaatCATCTAAATTGTTGGAAAATCGGACTATATTGTTCTATATTAGTTTTCTAAAAAgtgttttttcaaaaattaacaaTGACGAATGATCAAAAATCTAGCTGTCTGCATATCGAAAAATTGGGAAAATCACAACAAAATCAAATGATTATCATTGCTGGGGAACTTTGTCAGTTGTGGCTTCGCTTTGACCGTCGATATGTCGAGAATCTAATTATGGTCTGCGATTTTCGGTCTATCAAACAAAATCTTCAATATTATTGCTTGCATAACATGGATTTGTTTAATATTCGTGTACATATTTTGTATTCGAATATTATTTAGACAGTGAAGCTGAAATATTCAGCTAGGTACACGAAATTCAATGGTTGTCAATGGTGTACATACGTCAAGTTCATTTTATTGCAGTCGTCGAGGGTCGTGCTCGAACAATTCGTCACTTCCGGTGGAATGGTTCAAATTACCGATTGATCATAAACATGAGAATTCGCAGCCTAATTGAAATTAGATAGGTACTCCAATGTGGAAAGTTCACCCCAAACaggatttaatttattttttgttcgtttCGAGGACAACAAAATAATCTGCACCTGACTGCAAAGACTTCACACTGCACCGCCGTCGGTGTAAAAGCACTCCACTTTCCCCTAAGGCCGTCTCAGATGAATTAGTAATCACGTTCGCTTCTGTGCTGTGCAGCGAGCGAAACACTTTcattattcaacttttttttcataGGTAACACCGTGATGCACGATTTCAAGCGATTGAATGTTATTTTACCGAGATTGAAGCGCAAAGCCGCCGAAAAACTTGTGTAATTCTTCCACTGTTTGTACAGTCGCCCA is part of the Sabethes cyaneus chromosome 2, idSabCyanKW18_F2, whole genome shotgun sequence genome and harbors:
- the LOC128738659 gene encoding kinesin-like protein Klp68D codes for the protein MSRSTKQKSAASAKNECVQVVVRCRPLSNKEQAGNFQKVVDVFPSRGVIEILNCNETSRENKKMFTYDAVYDWASTQQQLYDEVVRPLVYSVLEGFNGCVFAYGQTGTGKTHTMEGIRNDSDQKGIIPRAFEQIWAHINRSQNMNFLVAVSYLEIYMEELRDLLKPNSTTPLELREREGGIVVPNLHSVLCKSVEDMLNVMHMGNKNRTVGFTNMNEHSSRSHAIFLIKIEMCEVGSTLVKVGKLNLIDLAGSERQSKTGATAERLKEASKINRALSSLGNVISALAEKSPHVPYRDSKLTRLLQDSLGGNSKTIMIANIGPSEFNYNETLTTLRYAHRAKTIENKPVMNEDPQDTKLREYQEEIARLRQLITERQKRESVPKVRKIKPKPVKREESLEEDEEKSDSEAEEEEDEKENEQDFSELDAKAQEALMREREATATLAAKLSELENQLVKGGKNILDTYTERQLELEKKMAEIAERKKREIEMQQQLELQEESTMEIRETFTSLQQEVELKTRKLKKCYAKCMALKQELQDTRDEHNRDRRELEMTQNELIKELKRLLLIIDNFVPAEVKSRLYTQAKYDDEAEEWYLNSSMILSSNLVMTRPVADPNRRRPMSEHALHMIKANAPSAVRYKGENIVNYELDMPLRTTYEYSNPKVSASLQAVLAEAMQTEDDIDITDQSNYASMMKQRLDRITRRNVVQDAQNGASSSGVGTASSNGSLTNGIPPASSSSGTGGTSGGTGRARSSIYNRGMSAAPTFGAHSGASAAKKAPPASAATFPKARGLIPK